The Beijerinckiaceae bacterium genome has a window encoding:
- a CDS encoding EmrB/QacA family drug resistance transporter codes for MNVNATMDAGPAPGLPALSEASKVFAFAVMCVGFFIALLDVQIVSSSLKEIAGGLSAGPDEVSWVQTSYLIAEIIVIPLSGFLARVMSTRWLFAASAAGFTLTSLLCGWAWDLESMIIFRALQGFLGGSMIPTVFTTAFAFFEGQRVVIAAATIGALASLAPTLGPTIGGLITDQYSWRWLFFINLIPGTFIAIVVPLLVRIDKPDLSLLKRVDYPGIVMMAAFLGCLEYVLEEGPRWDWFGDESIRICTVISALSGLGFLWRGLTAPNPVVDLHALGSRNFSLGCFFSFVTGIGLFSTVYLTPLFLARIRGFDALQIGFAIFSTGLAQLCAIPVYAIATKFFDLRWLMMFGLACFGLGMWLFTPITHDWGWRELLLPQALRGFAQQFAIAPTVTLTLGGLPPSRLKLGSGLFNLMRNLGGAIGIAGCSTILNDRTNLHFLRLAEHLRGTNMAMAKMLQGTSQRNALAFNGDAFHAQAAAVKRLWLLTWREAQVQTYADAFLIIAFCFLVAAAMVPLMRKVAPSRAPPTGAH; via the coding sequence ATGAACGTCAACGCGACGATGGACGCCGGGCCGGCTCCAGGGCTGCCCGCGCTTTCCGAGGCCTCGAAAGTCTTCGCCTTCGCGGTGATGTGCGTTGGCTTCTTTATCGCCTTGCTCGATGTTCAAATCGTGAGTTCGTCGTTAAAGGAAATAGCCGGCGGCCTGTCAGCTGGTCCAGACGAGGTCTCGTGGGTTCAAACGAGCTATCTCATCGCTGAGATCATTGTCATTCCGCTTTCTGGTTTTCTGGCCCGAGTCATGTCCACGCGTTGGCTGTTTGCGGCTTCGGCCGCAGGTTTCACGCTGACCAGTCTGCTCTGCGGATGGGCGTGGGATCTGGAGAGCATGATCATTTTCCGCGCGCTGCAAGGATTTCTCGGCGGTTCGATGATCCCGACCGTGTTTACGACCGCCTTCGCTTTTTTTGAAGGGCAGCGCGTCGTTATCGCGGCGGCGACAATCGGCGCCCTAGCCTCGCTTGCGCCGACCTTGGGCCCGACGATCGGCGGTTTGATCACCGACCAATATTCCTGGCGCTGGCTGTTCTTTATCAACCTCATTCCCGGCACCTTTATCGCGATCGTCGTGCCGCTCCTTGTGCGGATAGACAAACCTGATCTGTCTTTGCTGAAGCGCGTCGATTATCCAGGCATAGTCATGATGGCCGCATTTCTGGGCTGCCTTGAATATGTGCTGGAAGAAGGCCCCCGCTGGGATTGGTTCGGCGATGAATCGATCCGCATTTGCACAGTCATTTCGGCTTTGAGCGGATTAGGCTTTCTCTGGCGCGGCTTGACTGCGCCCAATCCTGTCGTCGATCTGCACGCGCTCGGCAGCCGCAATTTTTCGCTCGGCTGCTTCTTTTCCTTTGTCACCGGCATCGGCCTGTTTTCGACTGTCTACCTTACGCCTCTTTTCCTTGCCCGGATCAGGGGATTCGATGCGCTCCAAATTGGCTTTGCAATATTCTCAACCGGTCTGGCTCAGCTCTGCGCTATTCCGGTTTACGCTATCGCCACCAAATTTTTCGATCTGCGGTGGTTAATGATGTTCGGCCTCGCCTGCTTCGGGCTTGGAATGTGGCTGTTCACGCCGATCACCCATGATTGGGGCTGGCGTGAACTGCTGTTGCCTCAGGCGCTCCGTGGATTCGCACAACAATTTGCAATCGCGCCTACGGTAACATTGACGCTTGGTGGATTGCCGCCGTCGAGGTTGAAGCTAGGGTCAGGCCTATTCAACCTGATGCGTAATCTCGGCGGCGCAATTGGGATCGCGGGTTGCAGCACAATTCTGAACGATCGGACCAATCTGCATTTCCTGCGCCTTGCAGAACATCTCCGCGGTACCAACATGGCGATGGCGAAAATGCTGCAAGGGACGAGTCAGAGAAATGCTCTCGCCTTCAATGGAGATGCCTTCCATGCGCAGGCGGCGGCGGTGAAGCGGCTTTGGCTCTTGACCTGGCGCGAAGCCCAGGTCCAGACCTACGCCGATGCATTTCTCATCATCGCCTTTTGTTTCTTGGTTGCGGCGGCGATGGTTCCCCTGATGCGAAAGGTGGCGCCGAGCCGGGCCCCGCCAACGGGCGCCCACTGA
- a CDS encoding beta-ketoacyl-[acyl-carrier-protein] synthase I → MRRVVVTGMGIVSAIGNNSQEVLASLREAKSGIVKAEKYVELGFRSQVHGAPTLNPESMIDRRAMRFHAGGTAWNHVAMDQAILDAGLTPAEISDERTGIIMGSGGPSTRTLVEAADTARSKGAKKIGPFAVPKAMSSTASATLATWFKIKGVNYSISSACATSNHCIGNAYEMIQYGKQDIMFAGGCEELDWTMSVLFDAMGAMSSSFNDRPAVASRAYDKDRDGFVIAGGAGVLVLEDYEHARARGAKIYAEIVGYGLSSDGYDMVAPSGEGAVRCMRMALANVTTPIDYINPHATSTGIGDLKEIEAIRTVFGAGENSPPISATKSLTGHSLGATGVQEAIYCLLMMQSGFICESANIEELDPAFADMDIVRKRRDDMNLRTVLSNSFGFGGTNASIVFKHVDA, encoded by the coding sequence ATGAGACGGGTTGTCGTCACCGGGATGGGGATTGTGTCGGCGATTGGGAACAATAGCCAAGAGGTGCTGGCCTCGTTGCGGGAGGCGAAGTCGGGGATTGTGAAGGCCGAGAAATATGTCGAGCTTGGGTTTCGCAGCCAGGTCCATGGGGCGCCGACGCTCAATCCGGAAAGCATGATCGATCGGCGCGCCATGCGGTTTCATGCCGGCGGCACCGCCTGGAACCATGTCGCGATGGATCAGGCGATCCTGGACGCCGGGCTGACGCCGGCCGAAATCTCCGATGAGCGCACCGGCATCATCATGGGCTCGGGCGGGCCTTCGACGCGGACCCTTGTCGAGGCGGCCGACACCGCGCGCAGCAAGGGGGCCAAGAAGATCGGTCCCTTCGCGGTGCCCAAGGCGATGTCCTCGACGGCCTCGGCGACGCTCGCCACCTGGTTCAAGATCAAGGGCGTCAATTATTCGATCTCGTCGGCCTGCGCGACCTCCAATCATTGCATCGGCAACGCCTATGAAATGATCCAATATGGCAAGCAGGACATCATGTTCGCGGGCGGCTGCGAGGAACTCGATTGGACCATGTCGGTCCTGTTCGACGCGATGGGGGCGATGTCGTCGTCCTTCAACGATCGTCCGGCCGTCGCCTCGCGCGCCTACGACAAGGACCGCGACGGCTTCGTGATCGCCGGCGGCGCCGGGGTTCTGGTGCTGGAGGATTATGAGCACGCCCGCGCGCGCGGCGCGAAGATTTATGCCGAGATCGTCGGCTATGGCCTGAGCTCGGATGGCTACGACATGGTGGCGCCGTCGGGGGAGGGCGCGGTGCGCTGCATGCGGATGGCGCTGGCCAACGTCACGACGCCGATCGATTACATCAATCCGCATGCGACCTCGACGGGGATCGGCGATCTGAAGGAGATCGAGGCGATCCGGACGGTGTTTGGGGCGGGCGAAAACTCGCCGCCGATTTCGGCGACCAAATCGCTGACCGGCCATTCGCTTGGCGCGACCGGCGTGCAGGAAGCGATCTATTGCCTGTTGATGATGCAAAGCGGCTTCATCTGCGAGAGCGCCAATATCGAGGAGCTCGATCCCGCCTTCGCCGACATGGACATCGTCCGCAAGCGCCGCGACGACATGAACCTGCGGACCGTCCTGTCGAACTCGTTCGGCTTCGGCGGAACCAACGCCAGCATCGTCTTCAAGCATGTCGATGCCTGA